The following are from one region of the Hymenobacter radiodurans genome:
- the lipB gene encoding lipoyl(octanoyl) transferase LipB, which produces MNTNPASITTAALLPVAPAGGQNRHVIVERLGLIEYEAAWAYQEELLAATVAIKTQNRQAAEANLPPKPTPNYLLLCQHPHVYTLGKSGKEENLLLSEAELALHGATFHRINRGGDITYHGPGQLVGYPILDLDNFFTDIHRYLRVLEEAIIRTLAEYGLTAGRIAGLTGVWLDFEENATQPRKICAMGVKCSRWVTMHGFALNVNTDLTYFGHIVPCGITDKTVTSLQQELGYAVPITEVENRLLPHLAALLEAELSV; this is translated from the coding sequence ATGAATACAAATCCTGCTTCAATAACGACGGCTGCGCTTTTGCCTGTGGCACCTGCTGGGGGGCAAAATCGCCACGTCATTGTGGAGCGGCTCGGGTTGATTGAGTATGAAGCTGCGTGGGCGTATCAGGAGGAATTGCTGGCTGCTACGGTAGCTATAAAAACGCAAAATCGGCAAGCCGCGGAAGCAAATTTGCCCCCCAAGCCGACTCCCAACTACCTACTGCTCTGCCAACACCCCCATGTGTACACGCTGGGCAAAAGTGGTAAAGAAGAAAATCTGTTGTTAAGTGAAGCGGAACTGGCCTTACATGGAGCAACGTTTCACCGTATCAATCGGGGAGGTGACATTACTTATCATGGCCCCGGCCAGTTGGTAGGTTATCCTATTCTTGACCTCGACAATTTCTTCACCGATATCCACCGCTACCTACGCGTATTGGAAGAAGCTATTATTCGTACGCTAGCTGAATACGGGTTAACTGCTGGCCGCATCGCCGGCCTAACGGGCGTGTGGCTGGACTTTGAGGAAAATGCCACCCAGCCGCGCAAAATCTGCGCAATGGGGGTGAAGTGCAGCCGTTGGGTGACCATGCACGGCTTTGCGCTTAACGTAAATACCGACCTCACGTATTTCGGCCATATCGTGCCCTGCGGCATCACCGACAAAACTGTTACCTCTCTACAGCAGGAGTTGGGCTACGCAGTACCAATTACTGAAGTAGAAAATCGTTTGCTTCCTCACCTGGCAGCTTTACTGGAGGCTGAGCTGTCTGTTTGA
- a CDS encoding DUF4271 domain-containing protein, whose amino-acid sequence MLLVLSLSATAAEYKLLPPAPRTGLSTDWLIFDAPRNQLILYLPDYHAPANAYYQWVSIRPGQKLPITFTARKDLSLFLDNRLVFTAATPASYSIDLEKLLPPGTPAGLHLLCVWHPAVSPDVSSFANTPALTIIAKGKVEPTPYQAQLRVRGHQGQNVFLCFLLLIGLLYGGIKAAYQPGFARIYQFDRLLGKSNSDEAFLTKPTITWLNLLLVFVFSLSFALLLVAIHTNIQSIVILRRLFDVPESAIVVRVLLYAALVAAFVFGKYLFLELMGYIFDVTPLVMVQYREFVRTILFMGLFLPIVMLFYLALNQTLPETVLWISNGVVSLMLVGTMLRVTRTLHSRTSLLNLHLFSYLCATEVIPLTILLKLIVFTY is encoded by the coding sequence GTGCTACTAGTATTGTCGCTGAGTGCTACTGCTGCTGAATACAAGTTGTTACCTCCCGCCCCCCGTACCGGCCTTTCTACCGATTGGCTCATCTTCGACGCCCCCCGAAATCAGCTAATTCTTTACCTCCCGGATTATCACGCACCAGCAAATGCTTACTATCAATGGGTAAGCATTCGGCCCGGCCAGAAGTTGCCCATTACTTTCACTGCGCGCAAAGATTTAAGTCTTTTTTTAGATAACAGGCTCGTTTTTACGGCCGCCACACCCGCCTCTTACTCAATCGACCTAGAGAAACTTTTGCCCCCCGGTACTCCTGCGGGCCTACATCTACTGTGTGTCTGGCATCCTGCCGTTTCTCCCGACGTTTCCTCCTTTGCCAATACCCCTGCTCTGACGATCATTGCAAAGGGAAAAGTAGAGCCTACACCATATCAGGCCCAGCTTAGGGTGAGAGGCCACCAAGGGCAAAATGTATTTCTGTGCTTCTTATTACTGATTGGGCTGTTGTACGGAGGCATCAAAGCTGCGTATCAACCCGGCTTCGCCCGCATCTATCAGTTCGACAGGCTGCTTGGTAAATCAAATAGTGATGAGGCATTTCTGACCAAACCCACCATCACCTGGCTGAATCTGCTACTGGTATTTGTGTTCTCTCTCTCCTTCGCTTTGCTGCTAGTTGCTATTCATACCAACATCCAGAGCATCGTAATTCTGCGTCGCCTGTTCGATGTGCCTGAGTCCGCTATTGTAGTTCGAGTTCTGCTCTACGCTGCCTTAGTAGCTGCATTTGTATTTGGCAAATACCTCTTTTTGGAGCTAATGGGCTACATCTTCGACGTTACTCCATTGGTAATGGTGCAGTACCGTGAGTTTGTGCGCACAATTCTATTCATGGGTCTATTTTTACCTATCGTGATGCTCTTTTATCTAGCCCTCAATCAAACCCTACCTGAAACAGTACTATGGATATCCAATGGGGTGGTTTCCTTGATGTTGGTCGGGACAATGCTGCGGGTTACGCGTACTCTACATAGTCGGACATCCCTCCTTAATTTACATTTGTTTTCGTACCTTTGCGCCACAGAAGTAATACCTCTTACCATATTGCTTAAGTTGATCGTTTTTACTTACTGA
- a CDS encoding toxin-antitoxin system YwqK family antitoxin — protein MRFFRFSLVLLVLLGLAAAACSRKTVSFNSKADDPALTTLSDSLVQTSDTTGGKIAKKVTLSKEEARAARAKEKAAERKPKKKKNIFLGEPIKKAYVKSGAKGRNQITEQFYYMRTPKPTDPYVPTRYYFDARKGRIVQDRAGVDPGDNKVLHGPYKKMQGGKIVETGYFAIGAKHLRWERFNREGILLTKIHYEKGFPRDAEITYYDAERTKIKEIIPYYNGKLEGEYARFLENGQKDWDGQFENGKKVGEWAKYWGFRNRRHYEYLYGENGYDPEVKEPVLFKEYNRNGVLVYEKDKLDKRDAVTDRPGSKQK, from the coding sequence ATGCGCTTCTTTCGCTTTTCACTTGTTCTGCTGGTTTTGCTGGGATTAGCTGCCGCTGCTTGCTCACGCAAAACGGTTTCCTTTAATAGTAAGGCTGATGATCCAGCACTCACAACGCTGTCTGATTCGTTGGTTCAGACTAGCGACACAACGGGTGGGAAGATTGCTAAGAAGGTAACGCTCAGTAAAGAAGAGGCCCGGGCGGCCCGGGCAAAAGAAAAAGCCGCGGAGCGCAAGCCAAAAAAGAAGAAGAATATCTTCCTCGGGGAGCCAATCAAGAAGGCCTACGTGAAGTCAGGAGCAAAGGGGCGCAACCAGATTACGGAGCAGTTCTATTATATGCGCACTCCCAAGCCCACTGATCCGTATGTGCCTACGCGCTATTATTTCGATGCGCGCAAAGGCCGGATTGTGCAGGACAGAGCGGGCGTGGACCCCGGCGATAATAAAGTGCTGCATGGGCCTTACAAAAAAATGCAGGGGGGCAAAATTGTAGAAACAGGCTACTTCGCCATAGGAGCAAAGCACTTGCGCTGGGAGCGGTTCAATCGGGAAGGAATTCTGCTAACGAAGATTCACTACGAGAAAGGCTTTCCGCGCGACGCCGAAATCACGTATTACGATGCGGAGCGCACAAAGATCAAAGAGATAATACCTTACTACAACGGGAAGCTGGAAGGCGAATACGCTCGCTTTCTGGAGAATGGGCAGAAGGACTGGGATGGGCAGTTTGAGAACGGCAAAAAAGTAGGAGAGTGGGCTAAGTACTGGGGTTTTCGTAACCGTCGGCACTACGAATATCTCTATGGAGAAAACGGCTACGACCCCGAGGTAAAGGAACCAGTTCTTTTTAAGGAATATAACCGCAACGGAGTGCTGGTGTACGAGAAAGATAAGCTCGACAAGCGCGACGCTGTTACTGATCGGCCGGGGTCAAAGCAGAAATAA
- a CDS encoding PorP/SprF family type IX secretion system membrane protein gives MSYLKSALKLGAYMKRSILGAMVLLLAATGTVVAQQQPQFSHYGFNGMFLNPAYAGIKGQGEVLTIVREQYFNYGGTFDPGGNDRTFLLSASTPVRILGGGIGVNIYRNTIGEASVTTAALSYSKHFKLGEGLLGIGAQGIFNNLGKGTYRANDADDPSVPFESSDSKIDAGAGIWYEAPKFYVGLSVNNLLRSRYQFQTESSQRTASYIGENHAYLTAGYNIEVSSSVVVTPTVIGKLVLPGEFGDDDKFTFDNNSFEVGARATLQEKYWAGVGYRYGESFTGQLGMSFAESNSFRVGYAFDLVAFNQDARAFSSHEIMLSYRLPKMGPATRPAIRTPRYSF, from the coding sequence ATGTCCTACTTGAAATCTGCGCTAAAATTGGGTGCCTATATGAAGAGATCTATACTAGGTGCTATGGTTCTGCTTTTAGCAGCCACTGGCACTGTCGTTGCCCAACAGCAGCCTCAATTCAGTCATTACGGGTTTAATGGCATGTTTCTGAACCCTGCTTATGCAGGAATTAAAGGACAAGGGGAAGTTTTAACTATAGTACGGGAGCAGTACTTTAATTACGGCGGAACCTTTGATCCAGGGGGTAATGACCGTACCTTCTTGTTATCCGCTTCTACTCCTGTTCGCATTTTAGGTGGTGGTATAGGAGTAAATATTTATCGCAATACTATAGGAGAAGCCAGCGTAACGACTGCGGCGCTATCTTATTCAAAACATTTTAAGCTTGGAGAAGGCTTGTTAGGTATCGGCGCTCAAGGAATCTTCAATAACTTAGGCAAGGGTACATATCGGGCAAATGACGCAGACGATCCGAGTGTGCCTTTTGAAAGTTCTGATAGTAAGATCGATGCAGGCGCAGGAATATGGTATGAGGCTCCTAAATTTTATGTGGGCCTAAGTGTTAATAACCTGTTGAGGTCACGCTATCAGTTTCAGACAGAGAGCAGCCAGCGAACCGCATCGTATATCGGAGAGAATCATGCTTACTTAACAGCGGGTTACAATATTGAGGTTAGTTCCTCCGTTGTTGTAACACCCACTGTCATTGGTAAATTGGTTCTGCCAGGAGAGTTTGGTGATGATGATAAGTTTACTTTCGACAACAACTCTTTTGAAGTAGGAGCACGGGCAACTTTGCAGGAAAAATACTGGGCGGGCGTAGGGTATCGTTACGGAGAATCTTTCACTGGTCAACTAGGCATGAGTTTTGCAGAAAGCAACTCGTTCCGCGTGGGTTATGCGTTTGATTTAGTTGCATTTAATCAAGATGCAAGGGCATTTAGTTCACATGAAATAATGCTCTCATATCGCTTACCTAAAATGGGACCTGCTACTCGCCCTGCAATCCGTACGCCCCGGTATAGTTTCTAA
- a CDS encoding MraY family glycosyltransferase — MLCSAAKACCTGKSLRADEQERILLFASSLSQYVMNAIGITLGLSFLWSFLVALFAVPSIIYIAHLKNMLDTPNVRTVHESLTPRLGGVAVFAGFMSALTIFADLNNGVQQLLAGCIVLFFVGLKDDLVSISVTKKFVGQLLATGIVMVMADVRITSFQGILGIHELPIGISYAFTFLVIVGITNAINLIDGLDGLAGTIVSIIVTTLGYFFYRYGGSEFGNYVYVSVCVLGGILGFLRYNFHRATIFMGDTGSLVCGFIVSILTIQFIEMGAQLGQPFGASAPSVAVGILFVPLFDTLRVFLIRMMAGRSPFSPDKNHVHHRILAMGFQQISTVMLLGLLNLVVILFVINFAELGNTILIVVLVAFSVLLSVFLGVYRSRTAQQRVAS; from the coding sequence TTGCTCTGCTCGGCCGCGAAGGCGTGCTGCACGGGTAAAAGTTTACGCGCAGATGAGCAGGAGCGTATCCTGTTGTTTGCTTCATCTTTGAGCCAATACGTGATGAATGCCATTGGAATTACGCTGGGGTTGTCGTTTTTGTGGTCCTTTTTAGTGGCACTGTTTGCGGTACCTTCCATCATTTATATTGCCCATCTCAAAAACATGCTCGATACGCCTAACGTGCGGACCGTGCATGAGTCGCTTACTCCCCGCTTGGGGGGCGTAGCTGTATTTGCGGGGTTTATGTCGGCTCTCACCATCTTTGCCGACCTCAACAACGGTGTTCAACAGCTTCTGGCCGGTTGTATCGTCCTGTTCTTTGTGGGTTTGAAAGATGACTTAGTGAGCATTTCGGTCACTAAAAAGTTTGTGGGCCAGCTTCTTGCTACCGGCATCGTCATGGTAATGGCCGATGTGCGCATTACAAGCTTTCAGGGGATTCTGGGTATTCATGAGTTGCCGATTGGAATCAGCTATGCCTTCACTTTCCTAGTCATAGTGGGCATCACCAACGCCATTAATCTGATAGATGGCTTAGATGGCTTAGCAGGCACAATTGTTAGCATTATCGTCACAACGCTTGGGTATTTTTTCTACCGGTATGGTGGCTCCGAATTTGGCAATTACGTGTATGTGTCGGTGTGCGTGTTGGGGGGCATTTTAGGCTTCCTGCGCTATAACTTCCACCGAGCCACCATTTTTATGGGCGATACTGGCTCACTCGTATGTGGCTTCATCGTCTCCATTCTCACTATCCAATTTATTGAAATGGGTGCCCAATTAGGCCAGCCATTTGGCGCTTCCGCTCCATCAGTGGCCGTCGGCATCCTGTTCGTTCCCCTCTTTGATACGCTACGGGTTTTCCTGATCCGCATGATGGCCGGTCGTTCGCCATTCTCGCCTGATAAGAACCATGTGCATCATCGCATTCTGGCTATGGGCTTCCAGCAAATTAGTACGGTGATGTTGTTGGGTTTATTAAATCTGGTGGTTATCTTATTTGTGATCAACTTCGCTGAGCTGGGCAACACAATCCTTATCGTTGTATTGGTGGCCTTTTCAGTGCTGTTGAGTGTGTTTTTGGGCGTGTATCGTAGCCGCACTGCGCAACAGCGAGTAGCTTCTTAA
- a CDS encoding YraN family protein — MPGSSHLLGHAGEAAAADFFLKQGYTVAHQNYRYRRAEVDLIVQRSTALLVFVEVKTRSSSQYGYPEEFVTERKRQLFRLAADQYQEEVDWRGDIRFDILALTQLTDGFRIEHFEDAFY; from the coding sequence ATGCCTGGCTCCAGCCATCTGCTTGGTCACGCCGGCGAAGCGGCCGCGGCCGATTTTTTTCTAAAGCAGGGCTATACCGTCGCCCACCAAAACTACCGTTACCGGCGCGCTGAGGTAGACCTAATTGTGCAGCGAAGCACCGCATTACTGGTTTTTGTGGAAGTAAAAACGCGCTCCTCCAGCCAATACGGCTACCCCGAAGAATTCGTAACGGAGCGCAAGCGTCAGCTTTTCCGCTTAGCTGCTGATCAGTATCAGGAAGAGGTAGACTGGCGCGGCGATATTCGCTTTGATATTCTGGCGCTCACCCAACTTACCGATGGCTTTCGCATCGAACACTTCGAGGATGCCTTTTACTAA
- a CDS encoding uroporphyrinogen-III synthase, whose amino-acid sequence MAESKDKPGTGRHAKRISSILVTQPKPTGDVSPYFAIADKYGIKVDFREFIQVEPVSYKDFRKDKINIAEYTAVIFTSRNAVDHFFRICQEAKLEMPAEMKYFCISEQTANYLQKYIVLRKRKLFVGQRTASDLFDVIKKHKSEKFLYPCSDIRKDDLPEFMRANNFKFTEAVIYRTVASDLSDLTDVKYDCIAFFSPSGISSLFVNFPDFEQNGTRIAAFGPTTAKAVIDAGLELDIEAPHPNAPSMTGAIEQYIRYHYGPDAGKEKNKTDKQNA is encoded by the coding sequence ATGGCCGAGAGCAAAGACAAACCGGGGACGGGCCGACACGCCAAGCGTATCTCCAGCATTCTTGTCACCCAGCCAAAACCAACGGGCGATGTATCACCCTACTTCGCAATTGCTGATAAGTATGGCATCAAGGTCGATTTCCGGGAATTTATCCAAGTAGAGCCAGTCTCTTACAAGGATTTTCGCAAGGATAAAATCAATATCGCTGAGTACACAGCCGTTATCTTTACGAGCCGTAACGCAGTAGATCATTTTTTCCGTATTTGCCAAGAAGCAAAGCTGGAAATGCCTGCTGAGATGAAGTATTTCTGCATTTCAGAGCAAACTGCTAATTACCTGCAGAAGTACATTGTCCTGCGTAAGCGTAAGCTCTTTGTGGGCCAGCGTACGGCATCTGACTTGTTTGATGTAATCAAAAAGCATAAAAGCGAAAAGTTTTTGTATCCCTGCTCTGATATCCGTAAGGATGATCTTCCAGAGTTTATGAGGGCCAATAACTTTAAGTTTACAGAGGCAGTGATTTACCGTACCGTGGCTAGTGATCTTTCGGATCTGACGGATGTAAAATACGATTGTATTGCTTTCTTCAGCCCCTCCGGAATCAGTTCGCTATTCGTCAACTTTCCTGACTTTGAGCAAAATGGTACTCGCATTGCCGCGTTTGGCCCCACTACAGCCAAAGCTGTGATTGATGCTGGCCTAGAGTTGGATATTGAGGCTCCGCATCCCAATGCTCCTTCTATGACAGGTGCCATTGAGCAGTATATCCGTTACCACTACGGACCTGATGCCGGAAAAGAGAAGAATAAGACCGATAAACAAAACGCTTAA